Proteins encoded by one window of Methanomicrobiales archaeon:
- a CDS encoding alpha/beta hydrolase, producing MPRRSAWHTSACGKAGAVLAAVLSLALLAFVLLPGCTSPSDRPSYQVDAGGNLSLHCTAPRATATILAENASYTLEKLRFWNIDEEIYALLAVPQNPRAAIVFAEGAGVKKEAHRDRAAWYAERGIAFLVLDIRGNGGETAGRPLDFEDDYRRYVRGEWPEYYKIVCDLCSARMLLDERFQVPVYAMGSSNGGRYAAIAASLDERFAGYIGVSTSGFGLAGTGYSGDARSFLLSVDPDHAIRRISPRPVRLYHDPADSIIPIDAALATYRYAGDPKTFCNFSGGHGLNLEVDNRIAESI from the coding sequence ATGCCAAGACGATCTGCCTGGCATACCAGTGCCTGCGGTAAGGCGGGAGCGGTTCTGGCCGCGGTCCTCTCCCTTGCCCTGCTCGCGTTCGTCCTTCTCCCGGGTTGCACCTCCCCGTCCGACCGCCCCTCCTATCAGGTGGACGCCGGCGGCAACCTCTCGCTGCACTGCACCGCTCCGCGGGCGACCGCAACGATTCTCGCAGAGAATGCATCCTACACGCTCGAAAAGTTACGATTCTGGAATATCGACGAAGAGATCTACGCCCTTCTCGCTGTGCCGCAGAACCCGAGAGCGGCAATCGTCTTTGCCGAAGGTGCCGGGGTGAAAAAAGAGGCCCACCGCGATCGGGCCGCATGGTATGCGGAGCGCGGCATCGCCTTCCTGGTCCTGGACATCCGCGGGAACGGCGGCGAGACCGCGGGCCGCCCGCTGGACTTCGAGGACGACTACCGCCGCTACGTCCGCGGAGAGTGGCCGGAGTACTACAAGATCGTCTGCGATCTCTGTAGCGCACGGATGCTGCTCGATGAACGGTTCCAGGTTCCCGTGTATGCGATGGGCTCCAGCAACGGCGGCCGGTACGCGGCGATTGCCGCCAGCCTCGACGAACGGTTTGCCGGCTACATCGGCGTCTCCACCTCCGGGTTCGGCCTGGCCGGTACCGGCTATAGCGGGGATGCCCGCTCGTTCCTGCTGTCCGTGGATCCGGACCACGCCATCCGCCGGATCTCCCCCCGCCCGGTCCGCCTCTACCATGACCCGGCGGACTCCATCATACCCATCGATGCGGCGCTGGCAACCTACCGGTATGCGGGAGATCCGAAGACCTTCTGCAACTTCAGCGGCGGGCACGGGCTCAACCTCGAGGTGGACAATCGCATCGCGGAGTCCATCTGA
- a CDS encoding NUDIX hydrolase: MEIFRSNRLSIEKNLYTLPDGTEKERVVVRPGDAVAILPRDGAYCYLIRQYRFAIDRYILEAPAGTMNAGERPEETARRELIEETGFSAGELLPRGCIYTTPGYTTERIYLFEARDLAASREFEKDEDEIIEVVPLRMDAVHAMIREGAICDAKTICLAYQCLR, translated from the coding sequence ATGGAGATATTCCGATCGAACCGGCTTTCCATCGAGAAGAACCTCTACACCCTGCCCGACGGCACGGAGAAGGAGCGGGTGGTGGTGCGCCCCGGGGACGCCGTCGCCATTCTTCCCCGGGACGGGGCGTACTGCTACCTGATCCGACAGTACCGCTTTGCCATCGACCGCTACATCCTGGAGGCGCCCGCGGGAACGATGAATGCAGGGGAGAGACCGGAGGAGACGGCCCGCCGCGAACTGATCGAAGAGACCGGGTTCAGCGCTGGAGAGCTGCTGCCGCGGGGCTGCATCTACACCACCCCGGGCTACACGACGGAGAGGATCTACCTCTTCGAGGCGCGGGATCTCGCCGCCTCCCGCGAGTTCGAGAAGGACGAGGACGAGATCATCGAGGTGGTGCCGCTGCGGATGGATGCGGTGCACGCGATGATCCGCGAGGGGGCGATCTGCGATGCCAAGACGATCTGCCTGGCATACCAGTGCCTGCGGTAA
- the prf1 gene encoding peptide chain release factor aRF-1 — protein sequence MAEQEPEVVEMDEGRRRYEFKKMLERLEAKEGSGTELITLYIPPDKQISDVTAQLRDEYGQCSNIKSKQTRTNVQSALSSILARLKYYKRPPEHGMAVFCGTILLGGDRSDLECTIIEPPEPLNLYMYRCSSKFELEPLKQMLEEKAVYGLIVIDRREAYIGFLRGNRIEPVSGVTSTVPGKQRKGGQSSVRFQRLRLIAINEFYQKVGERASNIFLAEKDFFERFKGVLIGGPSPTKEEFADGGYLHHELQKRILGLFDVAYTNESGLAELVDAAQDVLKGMAVVKEKELMNRFLQELVKDDGNAAYGEESVRKNLELGAVDVVLLSSKLRRSRLSIRCAACDYAEERTIRTEPGRTAADIDLGACPRCTSPLAIGKEVDIVEELTQLADQSGATVEIISDDFEEGAILLNAFGGIAAILRYRTGM from the coding sequence ATGGCGGAGCAGGAACCCGAAGTCGTGGAGATGGACGAAGGACGGAGGCGTTACGAGTTCAAGAAGATGCTCGAGAGGCTGGAGGCGAAGGAGGGGAGCGGGACGGAGCTGATCACCCTCTACATCCCGCCGGACAAGCAGATATCCGACGTGACCGCCCAGCTGCGGGACGAGTACGGCCAGTGCTCGAACATCAAGAGCAAACAGACCCGCACCAACGTGCAGAGCGCGCTCTCCTCCATCCTGGCGCGGCTCAAGTACTACAAACGCCCTCCGGAGCACGGCATGGCGGTCTTCTGCGGCACCATACTCCTCGGCGGGGACCGCTCGGACCTGGAGTGCACCATCATCGAGCCCCCCGAGCCCCTCAACCTCTACATGTACCGCTGCAGCTCCAAGTTCGAGCTCGAACCCCTCAAGCAGATGCTGGAGGAGAAGGCGGTCTACGGGCTGATCGTCATCGATCGCCGCGAGGCCTACATCGGGTTCCTCCGGGGGAACCGCATCGAGCCGGTCTCCGGGGTCACCTCGACGGTGCCCGGCAAGCAGCGGAAGGGCGGCCAGTCCAGCGTGCGGTTCCAGCGGCTCCGCCTGATCGCGATCAACGAGTTCTACCAGAAGGTGGGGGAGCGGGCGAGCAACATCTTCCTGGCGGAGAAGGACTTCTTCGAGCGGTTCAAGGGGGTCCTGATCGGCGGGCCGAGCCCCACGAAGGAGGAGTTCGCGGACGGCGGATACCTCCACCACGAGCTCCAGAAGCGCATTCTGGGCCTCTTCGACGTCGCCTACACGAACGAGAGCGGCCTGGCAGAGCTGGTGGACGCCGCCCAGGACGTCCTGAAGGGGATGGCGGTGGTGAAGGAGAAGGAGCTCATGAACCGCTTCCTGCAGGAACTCGTCAAAGACGACGGGAACGCCGCCTACGGGGAGGAGAGCGTGCGGAAGAACCTGGAGCTGGGAGCGGTGGACGTCGTCCTCCTCTCCTCCAAGCTCCGCAGGAGCCGGCTCTCCATCCGCTGCGCCGCCTGCGACTACGCCGAGGAGAGGACGATCCGCACCGAGCCCGGGCGGACCGCCGCGGATATCGACCTCGGCGCCTGCCCGCGCTGCACCTCGCCGCTCGCCATCGGAAAGGAGGTGGACATCGTCGAGGAGCTGACGCAGCTCGCCGACCAGAGCGGGGCGACTGTCGAGATCATCTCGGACGACTTCGAGGAGGGGGCGATCCTTCTGAACGCTTTCGGCGGGATCGCCGCGATCCTCCGCTACAGGACGGGGATGTGA